A window of the Corynebacterium minutissimum genome harbors these coding sequences:
- a CDS encoding SAV_6107 family HEPN domain-containing protein, with the protein MQSVRRDRFLTQALDLLADARSSAAQGRFEDALEMAYRASLRAAGARVAASSVSRRRRLPTSAWEQVALVGPADAQWAAEFKEYSRVRSRVASGMDPVPHEDAVYEYLALAARYVDATESELGFGGLAA; encoded by the coding sequence ATGCAAAGTGTCCGGCGCGATCGCTTTCTAACTCAGGCCCTTGATTTGCTGGCGGATGCCCGCTCAAGTGCCGCGCAGGGTCGCTTTGAAGACGCTCTAGAGATGGCTTATCGTGCGTCGCTGCGTGCAGCCGGGGCGCGGGTAGCAGCATCGTCGGTGTCTCGGCGTCGCCGTCTGCCTACTTCTGCATGGGAGCAGGTTGCCCTCGTAGGTCCGGCGGACGCTCAGTGGGCGGCAGAGTTTAAGGAGTACTCGCGGGTGCGTTCTCGTGTGGCGTCGGGAATGGATCCAGTTCCTCATGAGGATGCTGTCTATGAGTATTTGGCGCTGGCTGCGCGATATGTCGACGCGACCGAATCTGAACTCGG
- a CDS encoding GNAT family N-acetyltransferase, which translates to MSYTLRRLSPQEFAIALPQLVDIYIEAMGYSEAMRDNSIARWKSDLMRPGFSCVVATTEYGISGFAYGFLGSPDTWWDRQLRRALMTIGGPSPEQEDILHNYFELAEIHVRPAEQGHGLGRSILEALAWNLPARYILLSTPEHPGEANSAFRLYRRMGFTDFLRQLYYPADSRPFAILQSSVPLTPVDTTQPGA; encoded by the coding sequence GTGAGTTATACGCTGCGCCGTTTGAGCCCCCAAGAGTTCGCGATTGCCCTTCCACAGTTGGTAGACATCTATATCGAGGCCATGGGCTACTCAGAGGCCATGCGTGACAACTCGATCGCGCGCTGGAAGTCAGACCTCATGCGGCCAGGTTTTTCCTGCGTGGTCGCCACCACCGAGTACGGAATCTCCGGCTTTGCCTACGGTTTCTTAGGCTCCCCTGATACGTGGTGGGATAGGCAGCTCCGCCGTGCATTGATGACTATTGGCGGCCCCAGCCCGGAACAGGAGGACATCCTCCATAACTATTTTGAGCTCGCAGAAATCCACGTCCGCCCAGCAGAACAGGGCCACGGGCTTGGCCGCAGCATTCTCGAAGCCCTCGCTTGGAATCTGCCGGCGCGCTACATCCTCTTATCCACGCCCGAGCATCCAGGCGAAGCCAACTCCGCCTTCCGCTTATATCGCCGCATGGGCTTTACAGATTTCCTGCGCCAGCTCTACTACCCTGCCGATTCACGGCCTTTCGCTATCCTGCAGTCCTCCGTACCGCTCACGCCCGTCGACACCACCCAACCTGGCGCTTAA
- a CDS encoding polyprenyl synthetase family protein produces the protein MTEPKIPTLDDIPAAVRAELAFFLDGQRDSIAAIGQPVTHAISYLESFVLNGGKRIRPLYAWAGFVGAHGLEGSESPEAMLRAASSLEFIQACALIHDDIVDASDTRRGNPTVHRGVAARHRELELNGDADFFGQSLAILIGDMALVWAEDMLQDSGLSPEALARVREPWRGMRREVIGGQMLDISLEAEGSEDASLADSVNRFKTAAYTIERPLHLGAAVAGASEELIAAFRGYGRDIGIAFQLRDDLLGVFGDPAITGKPAGDDLREGKRTVLLSLALQRTDATDPVAAAELRRLIGQTEDPDEISRMAEIIAESGAPDVVEQRITELTQSGLSHLYDAHVSPDVTATLEDLARKSTARRM, from the coding sequence GTGACTGAACCGAAGATTCCTACCCTGGACGATATCCCCGCTGCCGTGCGCGCTGAGCTTGCCTTCTTCCTCGACGGACAGCGCGACTCCATCGCCGCTATTGGCCAGCCGGTAACCCACGCCATCTCCTACTTGGAATCCTTTGTTCTTAATGGTGGAAAACGCATCCGCCCGCTCTATGCCTGGGCCGGCTTCGTGGGCGCACATGGTCTGGAGGGATCGGAATCGCCGGAGGCAATGCTGCGCGCTGCCTCCTCACTCGAGTTCATTCAAGCGTGCGCGCTTATCCACGATGACATTGTGGATGCCTCCGATACCCGGCGCGGGAACCCCACCGTTCACCGAGGAGTCGCTGCCCGCCATCGCGAATTGGAATTGAATGGAGACGCAGATTTCTTCGGCCAATCTCTCGCCATCCTCATCGGCGATATGGCACTGGTCTGGGCAGAAGACATGCTCCAGGATTCAGGTCTGAGCCCTGAGGCACTTGCTCGCGTGCGCGAGCCTTGGCGCGGTATGCGCCGCGAGGTTATCGGGGGCCAGATGCTGGATATCTCACTCGAGGCTGAGGGCTCCGAGGATGCCTCCTTGGCGGATTCCGTGAACCGATTTAAGACGGCCGCCTACACCATCGAACGCCCACTCCACCTTGGTGCGGCTGTGGCAGGGGCATCGGAGGAGCTCATCGCTGCCTTCCGCGGCTACGGCCGCGATATTGGTATCGCCTTTCAGCTTCGTGATGACCTTCTCGGAGTTTTTGGTGACCCCGCTATTACCGGTAAACCTGCCGGTGACGATCTCCGCGAGGGCAAGCGCACCGTGTTGCTCTCCCTCGCGCTGCAGCGCACGGATGCCACTGACCCCGTCGCCGCGGCAGAGCTTCGTCGCCTCATTGGCCAAACCGAAGACCCCGATGAGATTTCGCGTATGGCTGAGATTATCGCTGAGTCGGGAGCGCCGGACGTCGTCGAGCAGCGCATCACCGAACTGACACAGTCGGGCCTGTCGCACTTGTACGACGCCCACGTCTCTCCAGATGTGACTGCAACGCTGGAGGATCTTGCCCGCAAATCCACCGCCCGCCGGATGTAG
- a CDS encoding alpha-(1->6)-mannopyranosyltransferase A has protein sequence MAARTSTRIALRIPNPLPLGIVASIILALASFSGGATRNRGGVLEALNIGFLAYGHGRNIGMVLYWIGLFGLVGAWVLAGRHVIAPQLKDPKPEGGLRDIQRMLLSWIAPLLIAAPLASRDVYSYLMQGAMVRDGFDPYTEGAAVNPGPFLLEVSHDWRNTTTPYGPLHLWMGKGVTQLVGDHVAAGIIVYKIVSVIGFAAIAWSIPRLARAIGGDPALALWLGVANPVMILHLIGGMHNESVMVGLVSLGLLAAVHHKFHASLLLVGIAVSLKATAVFAAPFIVWLMVHHWAPEGTKALKRVGIFLLSGIIAVAEVASAVAVITWASGSSWGWLSQISGNSKVINPLAGPTLLADVLVPLIQFFSPETTYNGVLGVLRSAGMVLMLLGLVLVWWWGRTGVRRAIAATAAAYQVAFVFNSVTLPWYYASVSTLMGTFRPPLPILKLATGATFFIGVAFAGDGNHQLYNWFWVIGMVVVAWSATQWIFAGVPARSASKTPTVKRPRPARAE, from the coding sequence ATGGCTGCCCGCACATCCACGCGTATTGCCCTACGCATCCCCAACCCGCTTCCCTTGGGCATTGTCGCCAGCATCATTCTGGCGTTGGCGTCCTTCTCCGGCGGCGCTACCCGCAACCGGGGCGGCGTCTTGGAGGCGCTCAATATTGGCTTCCTTGCTTACGGACACGGCCGCAACATCGGCATGGTCCTGTATTGGATTGGCCTCTTCGGTCTTGTCGGCGCGTGGGTCCTGGCTGGGCGTCACGTCATTGCCCCGCAGCTCAAGGATCCAAAACCGGAGGGCGGTCTGCGCGACATCCAACGTATGTTGCTCAGCTGGATTGCTCCCTTGCTCATAGCCGCACCACTCGCGTCCCGGGATGTCTATTCCTATCTCATGCAGGGAGCCATGGTGCGTGACGGCTTCGATCCCTACACCGAAGGTGCCGCGGTCAACCCCGGGCCATTCCTCTTGGAAGTGTCCCACGACTGGCGCAACACCACCACGCCCTATGGGCCGCTGCATTTGTGGATGGGCAAGGGCGTCACACAGCTGGTTGGTGATCACGTTGCCGCCGGCATCATCGTCTACAAGATCGTTTCCGTCATCGGCTTCGCTGCCATCGCTTGGTCCATCCCGCGTCTAGCCCGCGCTATCGGCGGGGATCCCGCATTGGCGTTGTGGCTGGGTGTGGCCAACCCCGTCATGATTCTGCATCTGATCGGCGGCATGCACAACGAATCCGTCATGGTCGGCTTGGTCTCGCTTGGGCTTCTCGCGGCGGTCCACCACAAGTTTCATGCCAGCCTCCTGCTCGTGGGCATTGCAGTTTCGCTCAAAGCGACGGCCGTGTTCGCCGCGCCGTTCATCGTGTGGCTCATGGTTCACCACTGGGCACCGGAAGGGACGAAGGCGCTCAAACGAGTCGGTATTTTCCTTCTGTCCGGAATCATTGCCGTGGCTGAGGTCGCGTCAGCGGTTGCGGTGATCACGTGGGCGTCGGGAAGCTCGTGGGGCTGGCTCTCACAGATCAGCGGCAACTCCAAGGTGATCAACCCGTTGGCGGGGCCGACGCTGCTTGCCGACGTCCTCGTGCCCCTCATCCAATTCTTCTCACCCGAGACGACCTACAACGGCGTGCTCGGGGTATTGCGTTCTGCCGGCATGGTGCTCATGCTGCTCGGGCTCGTCCTCGTGTGGTGGTGGGGTCGCACCGGCGTGCGCCGCGCCATCGCCGCCACGGCTGCGGCCTACCAAGTGGCATTCGTCTTCAACTCCGTCACGCTGCCCTGGTACTACGCCTCAGTGTCGACGCTGATGGGCACGTTCCGCCCGCCGCTGCCCATCCTCAAGCTCGCTACGGGCGCCACCTTCTTCATCGGAGTTGCCTTTGCTGGTGACGGAAACCACCAGCTCTACAACTGGTTCTGGGTCATCGGCATGGTAGTCGTGGCATGGAGCGCCACGCAGTGGATCTTTGCTGGTGTTCCTGCAAGGTCGGCGTCTAAGACGCCGACGGTTAAAAGGCCGAGGCCTGCGCGCGCCGAATAA
- a CDS encoding Rv2175c family DNA-binding protein encodes MSVTNSAKPEENSHPELVELLAGEELLTLKDVAEKLDLPITRVFDLLNARKFIAWRDPEGNRLVPASFFNSKGAISKYVSGVITVLSDNGWHDNEILAHLFTEDDSLPGRPIDGLHGHLAREVIRRAQASAF; translated from the coding sequence GTGTCTGTGACTAATTCTGCGAAACCTGAAGAGAATTCCCATCCCGAACTGGTCGAGTTGCTCGCCGGCGAGGAGCTGCTGACGCTCAAAGACGTGGCTGAAAAGTTGGATCTTCCTATCACCCGCGTCTTTGACTTGCTCAATGCCCGCAAGTTCATTGCTTGGCGTGACCCAGAGGGAAACCGCCTAGTCCCCGCGTCCTTCTTTAACTCAAAGGGCGCCATTTCCAAGTACGTCTCGGGCGTGATTACTGTGCTTTCGGACAACGGGTGGCACGATAACGAAATCTTGGCGCACCTGTTTACCGAGGATGACTCTTTGCCGGGGCGTCCCATTGATGGACTGCATGGTCACCTCGCGCGCGAGGTTATTCGGCGCGCGCAGGCCTCGGCCTTTTAA
- a CDS encoding protein kinase domain-containing protein, translating to MTRLNVGDILEGRYRIDQPIARGGMSTVYRCVDMRLGRAVAAKVMDERYHDDPVFVTRFEREARAMAQLSHPNLVGVHDFSADGLPIYLIMELITGGTLRELLAERGPMPPHAAAGVMHSVLAGLSEVHDAGLVHRDIKPDNVLITNTHRVKVGDFGLVRSTRADHDSSGQIVGTVSYLSPEQVTGAEISPASDVYSAGIVLFELLTGTVPFSGETPLAHATARVHADVPAPSSRIEGVPMLFDALVATATARHPGERFADAGEFLDALDDVSRELQLPAFTVPIPHNSAAARTAAVPTDFAGTGNTRVFEATSALNTPRSDAPQPVAPDFETRVEPPVAPPLAEPPVPVEESYAPAGAEEEPEERPLTNRSAVSLFGFLILVSLATLAVAVAAWWFGSGEYGTWPILWRPY from the coding sequence ATGACAAGGCTGAACGTGGGCGACATTCTTGAGGGACGCTATCGTATCGACCAGCCGATCGCCCGCGGCGGCATGTCCACTGTGTACCGCTGCGTGGATATGCGTTTGGGCCGCGCCGTCGCCGCCAAGGTCATGGATGAGCGCTATCACGATGACCCCGTTTTCGTCACTCGTTTCGAGCGCGAGGCCCGCGCCATGGCGCAACTGAGCCACCCCAACCTCGTCGGGGTCCATGACTTCTCCGCGGACGGACTGCCTATTTATCTCATTATGGAGCTCATCACCGGCGGCACCTTACGCGAGCTTCTCGCGGAGCGTGGCCCCATGCCGCCGCATGCCGCCGCTGGTGTCATGCATTCGGTCTTGGCGGGACTCAGCGAAGTCCACGACGCCGGGCTCGTACACCGCGATATCAAGCCGGATAATGTGCTCATCACGAACACGCACCGCGTCAAAGTAGGTGACTTCGGTCTCGTGCGCTCAACGCGCGCGGATCACGATAGTTCCGGCCAGATTGTCGGCACCGTCAGCTACCTCTCCCCGGAGCAGGTCACCGGCGCGGAGATTTCACCGGCTTCCGACGTCTATTCGGCGGGAATTGTGCTCTTCGAGCTGCTCACAGGCACCGTTCCCTTCAGTGGTGAAACTCCGCTGGCCCATGCCACCGCCCGCGTTCACGCGGATGTCCCCGCGCCTTCCTCACGTATCGAAGGCGTGCCGATGCTTTTCGACGCCCTCGTGGCCACCGCCACCGCACGCCACCCTGGCGAGCGTTTCGCCGATGCAGGCGAGTTCCTCGATGCTTTGGACGATGTCTCCCGCGAGCTTCAGCTGCCGGCCTTTACAGTCCCCATCCCCCATAATTCGGCCGCTGCCCGCACCGCCGCGGTACCCACGGATTTTGCCGGCACTGGCAATACCCGAGTCTTCGAAGCAACCTCTGCGCTCAACACTCCGCGGTCTGACGCGCCCCAGCCAGTTGCACCAGACTTCGAGACACGCGTCGAACCGCCCGTGGCTCCCCCTCTGGCTGAGCCGCCGGTGCCGGTCGAGGAGTCCTACGCTCCTGCCGGTGCTGAAGAAGAACCCGAGGAACGCCCCTTGACCAACCGCAGCGCGGTCTCCCTTTTCGGGTTTCTTATCCTCGTTAGCCTCGCCACGCTCGCCGTTGCGGTGGCGGCGTGGTGGTTTGGCTCCGGAGAATACGGCACGTGGCCGATTCTCTGGAGACCGTACTAG
- a CDS encoding class II 3-deoxy-7-phosphoheptulonate synthase codes for MSWTVDIPKEVLPDLPPLPEGINEKFQDVIAREAKQQPSWDQLQADNVRKILESVPPIVVAPEIEELKRKLADVALGKAFLLQGGDCAETFESNTEPHIRGNIKTLLQMAVVLTYGASTPVVKLGRIAGQYAKPRSSDLDANGLYNYRGDIVNGVEANEESRRHDPARMIRAYANSSAAMNLVRSLTHSGTADLYRLHEWNREFVANSPAGARYQALANEIENGLAFMNACGVSDETLRSAEIYCSHEALLKDYERSMLRLGTDFNGETKLYDLSAHQLWIGERTRGIEDFHVAFASIIGNPVGIKLGPGVTPEQAVEYAEKLDPNREPGRLTMIARMGHDKVRSVLPPIIKAVEESGHKVVWQSDPMHGNTFTASNGYKTRHFDKIVDEVQGFFEVHRELGTHPGGVHLEFTGEDVTECLGGAEDITDVDLPGRYESAVDPRLNTQQSLELSFLIAEMLRN; via the coding sequence GTGAGTTGGACAGTAGATATTCCCAAAGAAGTGCTTCCTGATCTGCCGCCGCTGCCGGAGGGCATCAACGAGAAGTTCCAGGACGTTATTGCACGTGAGGCCAAGCAACAGCCTAGCTGGGACCAGCTGCAAGCAGATAACGTGCGCAAGATTCTGGAATCGGTCCCGCCCATCGTCGTGGCCCCGGAAATTGAGGAGCTCAAGCGCAAGCTTGCCGACGTCGCCTTGGGCAAAGCCTTCCTCCTCCAGGGCGGCGATTGCGCAGAGACTTTTGAATCCAACACTGAGCCGCACATTCGCGGCAACATCAAGACCCTGCTGCAGATGGCTGTGGTCTTGACCTATGGCGCGTCTACCCCGGTAGTGAAGCTGGGGCGAATTGCCGGCCAGTACGCGAAGCCGCGTTCCTCTGATCTCGATGCGAACGGCCTGTACAACTACCGCGGCGACATCGTCAACGGCGTTGAAGCCAACGAGGAGTCTCGCCGCCACGACCCCGCCCGCATGATTCGTGCTTATGCAAACTCGTCGGCTGCAATGAACCTGGTTCGCTCCCTCACGCACTCCGGCACCGCGGACCTGTACCGCCTGCATGAATGGAACCGCGAATTCGTGGCGAACTCGCCGGCGGGTGCCCGTTACCAGGCTCTGGCCAACGAGATTGAAAACGGCCTGGCGTTCATGAATGCTTGTGGCGTGTCCGATGAAACCCTGCGCTCGGCGGAGATTTACTGCTCTCACGAAGCCCTGCTGAAGGATTACGAGCGCTCCATGCTGCGACTCGGCACAGATTTCAATGGGGAAACCAAGCTCTATGATTTGTCCGCTCACCAGTTGTGGATCGGCGAGCGTACCCGCGGCATCGAGGACTTCCACGTGGCGTTTGCGTCCATCATTGGCAATCCAGTGGGCATCAAGCTGGGCCCTGGCGTGACTCCGGAGCAGGCAGTGGAGTACGCGGAAAAGCTTGACCCGAACCGTGAGCCGGGCCGCCTCACCATGATTGCTCGTATGGGCCACGACAAGGTGCGCTCCGTACTGCCCCCGATTATCAAGGCAGTGGAGGAATCCGGCCACAAGGTGGTCTGGCAGTCCGACCCGATGCACGGCAACACCTTCACTGCGTCCAACGGCTACAAGACCCGCCACTTCGACAAAATTGTCGATGAGGTTCAGGGATTCTTCGAGGTTCACCGCGAGCTGGGGACCCACCCAGGCGGCGTGCATCTCGAGTTCACCGGTGAGGACGTGACCGAGTGCCTCGGTGGCGCTGAGGATATCACCGACGTAGACCTGCCGGGCCGCTACGAATCTGCCGTGGACCCGCGCTTGAACACCCAGCAATCGCTGGAGCTGTCCTTCCTCATCGCGGAAATGCTGCGCAACTAG
- a CDS encoding polyadenylate-specific 3'-exoribonuclease AS, whose protein sequence is MRYFYDTEFIEDGSTIELVSIGIVGEDGSEYYAVSTDFDPSKANAWVRENVLDKLPSPGNEVWKSRATIREELLEFMGGHSSPIELWAWVGAYDHVVLAQLWGDMAGLPKGLPRYTRELKQYWEFAGRPTLPPVPNGNHDALVDARHNLAKFRTCEQHLPLSRGNRVNL, encoded by the coding sequence GTGCGCTACTTCTACGACACCGAGTTTATCGAGGACGGATCGACCATCGAGTTGGTCTCCATCGGCATCGTGGGCGAAGACGGTAGCGAATACTATGCCGTGTCCACCGATTTCGACCCCTCCAAGGCGAATGCCTGGGTACGTGAGAACGTCCTAGACAAACTGCCGAGTCCCGGCAACGAGGTGTGGAAGTCCCGCGCCACTATCCGTGAGGAACTCCTCGAGTTTATGGGCGGCCATTCCAGCCCCATTGAGCTGTGGGCATGGGTCGGCGCCTACGACCATGTGGTCTTGGCTCAGCTCTGGGGCGACATGGCTGGGCTGCCCAAGGGGCTGCCGCGCTACACGCGTGAGCTGAAGCAGTATTGGGAGTTTGCCGGCCGCCCCACGCTGCCGCCCGTGCCGAATGGGAACCACGATGCGCTTGTCGACGCCCGCCATAACCTCGCCAAGTTCCGCACCTGCGAGCAACACCTGCCGTTGAGCCGCGGCAACCGCGTGAATCTATAA
- a CDS encoding acyltransferase family protein yields the protein MSSSLSHRLAWPDVAKGLSILGVVLLHVTLAVPEAQDTWLAAFNVWIDPLRLPLFFLVSGYFSQKVFRFSFAELVTRRLWFFFVPYVVWMLIEQQTKRVEYHWVFGDPIFDPSQMVASLLVGHSMAWFLYALILFNVFLWCVRTLPGWLGLLLSFLPILFMAWQAEFHSIAKAVMFLPVFVAAAYFRDVITAFADALEAPFQGRWEQRTLWAYSGMMVAYAVGFSVRRAWDQRAEPMEMAWPFPGAEVLADHDLHILVRMVEQFCEVPVGIAVAVAVSYIPAVSMGLRFIGAHTLPIYLGHPIGLTVLYGFPMALYPREISLAGQWPLDNTWFWLSMCMVYAGLASLALWALGKIPVLGWSLKPPALGRRQAEPIEPLENQDAAATSSAAQSG from the coding sequence GTGAGCTCTTCTCTCTCTCATCGCCTTGCCTGGCCTGATGTAGCGAAAGGATTATCCATCCTTGGCGTGGTGTTGCTCCACGTCACTTTAGCCGTACCAGAGGCCCAAGATACGTGGCTGGCTGCCTTTAACGTGTGGATAGATCCTCTGCGCCTGCCTTTGTTCTTCCTTGTCAGTGGCTATTTTTCTCAGAAGGTTTTTCGCTTTAGCTTTGCCGAACTGGTTACGCGGCGTCTGTGGTTTTTCTTTGTGCCCTATGTGGTGTGGATGCTCATTGAGCAGCAGACAAAACGCGTGGAGTATCACTGGGTCTTTGGGGATCCCATTTTTGATCCGAGCCAGATGGTGGCCAGCCTTCTCGTGGGCCACTCCATGGCGTGGTTCCTCTATGCCCTCATTCTTTTCAATGTCTTTTTGTGGTGCGTGCGCACGCTCCCGGGGTGGCTGGGTCTGCTATTGAGCTTTCTTCCGATCCTCTTCATGGCGTGGCAAGCGGAGTTTCACTCCATTGCGAAGGCGGTCATGTTCCTGCCGGTGTTCGTGGCAGCGGCGTATTTTCGTGACGTGATTACGGCCTTTGCTGATGCCCTCGAGGCGCCATTTCAAGGACGCTGGGAACAGCGCACGTTGTGGGCTTATTCGGGCATGATGGTGGCCTACGCCGTTGGTTTCTCTGTCCGTCGCGCCTGGGATCAGCGTGCCGAACCTATGGAGATGGCGTGGCCGTTTCCTGGCGCTGAGGTGTTGGCTGACCATGATCTTCACATTCTGGTGCGCATGGTGGAGCAGTTCTGTGAAGTTCCCGTGGGTATCGCCGTGGCGGTGGCCGTGTCCTATATTCCGGCCGTGTCGATGGGGCTTAGATTCATCGGCGCACACACGCTCCCGATCTATCTGGGACACCCAATTGGTTTGACTGTCTTGTATGGCTTCCCCATGGCGCTGTACCCACGAGAAATCTCACTGGCGGGGCAGTGGCCGTTGGACAATACGTGGTTCTGGCTGAGTATGTGCATGGTCTACGCGGGGCTGGCCTCGCTCGCGCTGTGGGCCTTGGGCAAAATTCCGGTGCTGGGCTGGTCACTGAAGCCGCCGGCGTTGGGTCGCCGCCAAGCAGAGCCCATCGAGCCGCTGGAGAACCAAGATGCCGCGGCGACGAGCAGCGCAGCACAAAGCGGATAG
- a CDS encoding lysophospholipid acyltransferase family protein, whose product MRNKWYWAFKHIFFGPALRVWNRPWSEGMERIPESGPAILASSHQAVMDSFYFPLLCPRQITFLAKSEYFTTPGLVGRVQKWFFSSVGQVPIDRVDKNASDAMLASAQRIMGRGDLFGIYPEGTRSPDGRIYKGRTGMARIALTTGEKVLPIAMINTRKANPIGSWIPRPVRVGMRVGEPIDPTAWAAERGLDPEDHDTARALTDYVMKQLAELTGQPYVDVYASDVKASLQAGHGYPEGAEPGSEAQ is encoded by the coding sequence ATGCGAAACAAGTGGTATTGGGCTTTTAAGCACATCTTCTTTGGGCCTGCCTTGCGGGTATGGAACCGCCCATGGTCTGAGGGTATGGAACGCATTCCAGAGTCGGGCCCGGCTATCTTGGCGTCTTCGCATCAAGCGGTCATGGATTCTTTCTATTTTCCGCTGTTGTGCCCGCGGCAGATCACCTTCCTGGCTAAGAGCGAATACTTCACCACCCCTGGACTGGTGGGGCGAGTGCAGAAGTGGTTCTTTAGCTCCGTGGGCCAGGTGCCGATTGACCGTGTGGATAAGAACGCTAGCGATGCCATGTTGGCCAGCGCGCAGCGCATCATGGGGCGCGGCGATCTGTTTGGCATTTACCCCGAAGGCACGCGTTCGCCGGATGGCCGCATCTACAAGGGGCGCACCGGCATGGCCCGCATTGCGCTCACCACAGGGGAAAAGGTGCTGCCGATTGCCATGATCAATACCCGAAAAGCCAACCCTATTGGCTCGTGGATTCCGCGTCCGGTGCGCGTCGGCATGCGCGTGGGCGAGCCTATTGATCCCACCGCGTGGGCAGCAGAACGCGGCCTTGATCCAGAAGATCACGACACTGCCCGCGCTCTCACGGACTATGTGATGAAGCAGCTGGCGGAGCTGACCGGGCAGCCATATGTGGATGTTTACGCCTCTGATGTCAAAGCATCCCTGCAAGCTGGACACGGCTACCCGGAAGGGGCCGAGCCCGGTTCGGAGGCGCAGTAA
- a CDS encoding ROK family protein, whose amino-acid sequence MLEHSPSVEGDDAGLTIGFDIGGTNLRAAVIDAAGEIVDSTSVPTATDAGQLEDDIVRCVEELSARHDITAVGLALAGFLDPDCEVVRFAPHLPWRDAAVRETLSKRVDVPVRLEHDANSAAWGEWRFGAGRGAKEWVFFAVGTGIGATLFTEGRIYRGAFGTAPEFGHLVVNPGGRLCSCGKRGCLERYASGTALPDTFAELRGKYETALPNKPSGEDITAAARQGDPLATAVMEDFGQWLGQGLSMVADVLDPELIIIGGGVSQDADLFLDVARERMAQQIVGAGHRPVARVATAELGSAAGMIGVADLARQERRG is encoded by the coding sequence ATGCTTGAACACTCTCCCTCTGTCGAAGGCGACGACGCTGGCCTCACCATTGGTTTCGATATCGGCGGCACCAACCTTCGTGCTGCAGTCATCGATGCAGCTGGAGAGATTGTAGATTCCACAAGCGTGCCCACAGCCACCGATGCTGGCCAGCTGGAAGATGACATCGTTCGGTGCGTAGAGGAACTTTCAGCTCGACATGACATCACTGCGGTAGGACTCGCCCTCGCCGGGTTCCTGGATCCTGACTGCGAAGTGGTGCGTTTTGCTCCGCACCTGCCGTGGCGTGACGCCGCTGTGCGCGAGACGTTGAGCAAACGAGTAGATGTACCGGTTCGCTTGGAGCACGATGCTAATTCGGCTGCATGGGGCGAGTGGCGTTTCGGTGCCGGCCGCGGTGCCAAGGAGTGGGTCTTCTTTGCCGTGGGCACTGGCATCGGAGCTACGTTGTTTACCGAGGGCCGCATTTACCGCGGTGCCTTCGGAACTGCCCCCGAGTTCGGGCACCTTGTTGTCAACCCCGGCGGACGCTTATGCTCCTGTGGCAAGCGCGGCTGCCTGGAGCGCTACGCGTCCGGCACGGCGCTGCCGGACACCTTCGCAGAATTGCGTGGGAAGTATGAGACCGCGCTTCCTAACAAGCCCTCCGGTGAAGACATCACGGCTGCGGCTCGTCAAGGAGATCCGCTGGCCACAGCCGTCATGGAGGACTTCGGGCAGTGGCTCGGCCAGGGTCTGTCCATGGTGGCGGACGTGCTCGATCCAGAGCTCATTATCATCGGTGGAGGCGTCTCGCAGGACGCAGATTTGTTCCTCGATGTAGCCCGTGAGCGCATGGCACAACAGATTGTCGGTGCCGGTCACCGCCCCGTGGCGCGCGTTGCGACCGCCGAGTTGGGCTCGGCGGCAGGTATGATCGGTGTCGCAGATCTCGCCCGTCAGGAGCGCCGAGGTTAA